The sequence below is a genomic window from Gossypium hirsutum isolate 1008001.06 chromosome A11, Gossypium_hirsutum_v2.1, whole genome shotgun sequence.
ATGGCAATTTAATCCTGGTAGTGAGTTGCATGTTCATCGTTCCAAAAGGTTGATCCTGTTCTAATTGccctaaatgaaataaaaatacattcaAGTGGCCTCTCATTCCACAGCAATCAAAAAGCACTTTTGAACTGTCAAGAATAGGGCATTCTTAGTTGAGAGTAATGTAATGTTGCTATGCTGGTGGATTTGAGTTCATAACCCTAGTTTCATTCTTGCAATACCTAGAAAAGGAGATGATTCAATTTGATCACTACAGGACAGGTTAACCCTACACTTTTTCGGTAATGGCCACACCTGTTGTTGTAAGTGGTTCATTTTATGTTGGCTTCAAAGGGAAAACAAAAGGAGAATAGTTATTCACTGTGGAAATTACATGATTTTAGTCATTAGTTGCCTGGTATCTAGTTTGAGACAAGTAGAGCTTTGTGCTCTCAACTTTTCTATGTTGTAGGAGTATGATTTGGAAAATGTTCTTTTTGTTTATGGCAGGTAGCGGAACGGGCTTTATTTTTGTGGAACAATGATCACATAAGAAATCTTATCATCCAGAACCGCTCAGTAATACTCCCTATAATCTTCCCTGCACTGGAGAGAAATACCAATGGTCATTGGAACCTGGCAGTCCAGAGCTTTACACTAAATGTCAGGAAGATATTCACGGATGTTGATCATGTGCTTTTTGACGAGTGTTTGTCCAGATTCCAagaagatgaattgaaggaaaaagaGATGCAGGAAAGGCGGGAACTAACCTGGAAGCATTTGGAAGATGTAGCTTCATCTACTACCGCAGCAAGCAATGAGGCTGTACTGGTTTCTAGATTTGTCTCTTCCATTGCCATTGCCACTGCTACTGCCACCAGCCCAACCCCAAAGGCAATGGTGGGCAGTTGAGAGATACAATGAAAGCAACTGTTAAGAAATCAGATCATATCCACCATAGTGAAATGATCCATGGTGTAACCTGAATGGTGCACCATGGGAATCCTGCAATTTTTAACAGCGAGTCTCTACTTACTGAATCATCTGTGGATATTAAGGTCGTTGCTTTAACTTTAATTCTGAATCATTCTTTTCTCTATCTTCTATACCTTCTTCCTTATCCGTGGCCTAGGAACATGTGTATCATATCATAAGGGTTTAGTTTTTATGGACAGTTCGTTGTATTTACAATCAGATACTATTTATACTGTACTATTCTTTGTAAGGATATATATATTTTGACACAAATGTATTATACGACATGTATAATAGcgagaaaaatataaatacacTTGTCCAGTGTAGAAAGGAAAAGCACTTTCATTCACTGGTGCTTTTCGTTTTAACTATTGCCAGGTCCATGAGTATATGCTTATCCCTCCAAGATAAAAGGAGCGGCATGGATCTAGGTTTAGATTACGTGCTTTGAATAGTGCGTTTGACAGGGATGGAGGCATGTGGACTAATGGAGTCTCAACTTTGTGCTCTTGGAACTATCAGCTTTCCAGCTCTACTAATTCATCTTAAAACATCATATGATTAAACCATATGATGTATTCACTCCAAGTTCCGCTAGAAATGGGTTTCAATGCCCCCCAAGGTAAAGCTCGtgtttttgcatgtttgtaatGAAAAGCCACCAAATAACCATCATTCTTTCATGTAGCAATCTGACCATATATTAGACACCGATATTTCATGAGCTTCagcaaatgaaacaaaaaaatcatttaggATGCGATTTGCACATTAATAGAGGAAAAGTTGCAGGAAAATGTTTCCGggctttttattttattcgatGAACCTGTAGATGCCAAATTTTCGTTCACTTACAAAGTCAATTGTTGGTTTTTGCTCCTAAAGTTTTAGAAAGCTCCTTTATGATGGGATTATCTTTAATAGCTTCCTCCCTTTCCAGGTGCCATTTCTTTGATGTGTTTTCGGCCTGAAAAATTATAAAGTCCGAGTTTAGTGCAATCATAGTTGGGACTTGTAAAATACAGGAGCAAAATAGTGTTGAATTTTTATCAACATACCCAAGTTCTTAGAGGAACAAGCTGTTCCCTAATCATGTCAAATTTAGGCTGAACCAGGTCTTTTCGTTTTGTTCTGACATCATCACTCTGCCAAAAGCAgaagataacaaaaataaaaagaaaaaaaacatttctCTGTATCAGTGCATTTCCTAACTAAATACACATGGGAAAGACTAGCATACTCAAATGGAACATGTCACGGAGAATATGGATACTCAAAAGCATGAAATAACATTGAATTACAGTTCCATCATTGTGTTAAATTAGCCCCTGATTTGGTTTGGAAGCAACTTATTTATGCTGAAATGTTACTTTGACACGCATGTCATCAGACTAACACATAATGGCATCACACTGATGAGGGAAATTGCATTAGTGCTGAAGACGTGTCAATTAGCATGCAGATTTCAATAACGACTAAAGAGTAATCCAACCCTATCGCAGAATTTGTTAACATTGATAAGACCAAGTTCCTAAAAAACCATCAGGTGGAGAATGACAAATCTGTATAAATATGACAAGAACGGCAATAAAAAAGAAACTGGAAAAATGGTGATAAAACACTCTACAACCATAGATATCCAATAGTTTTGAGCCATATAAACAGAAATTGACGATGTATTTCATTGCGCTTTTATGCCAAAAAAACATAGAACTAAGAAAGTTATCAATAAGGGTGTAATAAGTAATGCTCACACTGTGCAACTCCAACTTGGAGGCTGCAATCCCAAACATCAAGGCGGCCCCACCGAATACCATTGTAGTTGCAACTATAAAAGCCATTCCAACTATAACACAAAAACCAAGTATTATAAGCCTTACCGAAGTTCTGTTGATACAAAAGggcaattaaaattcataattaaaatgtTCCCTAATTCAAATTAGATGATATTAGAACTAATCAAGACTAAATTGCCAGAGTTCATATATATTAGATATGAAATGCAACTAAACAAAAAGCATTAAAAGAGAAATTGAAATGAACAAACTTCGCTTAAGTCCTTCAGCAGCAGCTTTCAACTTCTCCGGATTGAGAGGCGTATATTTGTCCTTCCGCAATTCATTAGCCGTTGATGCCATGGTTGAATGTTCCGATGTTGGCAACTCCCACCTGCAAATTCTCCACCGACATACaatagaaaacccaaaaaacaagaaaggaaaaagaaaacccaaaattcGATGGAGAAGAATGGGGCAAAGCTGACCTTTTGGGGCCAAAAGTAACCTGGGGTAGAGAAACATAAGCCCTGAGAGGGTTCAAGGCATCAGGGGAAGAACTGGAGGCATTGGTTGGATGAGTATGGAGGGCCCACTTGGAGGACCTGGATAGAGACGAAGCATCGGAGGGTTGCCTGAAGATCTTAGAAGGCAAAGAATGCTTGAGGACCTCAGGAAGGACGTCAGCTTGAGTTTGTTGCTCAAGCGACGGTGGGTTTGATGAGAGGTTTTTGGGGGTTTTCTCTACCAAACGGTTGACGGCTTGTTTGGATTCCTGGAAAAAGAAGGCGCCTTCTTTTCCTGCTAGTCTTCCCGCGAGAAAACTCATGCTGTTTCGATAGCAGAATTTAGAGAAATGTAGGAAAATTATTTGGGTTTTGGATCTTATTTTGGGGGTCAGAGGTTTTGGATTGATCACCAAGTATCGACATATTTTGTAGCGTCAGCCTGTTTGAATTTAAAGAATATTTGAACACTATCTtataaatttacataattaaacttTCTAAAAACTATAATTACATCAACCATAATCAATTCAATTAACTTTTAACTTACCTTTTCTTTACCaatttaccaaaaacattaattaaaataatttaaaaaatatacatatattcatacaacatttaaacttaaaatttcaaaattttattcaacaaaaaaaaaattcaaacttttaatatctcaatattataatttataattagagTTTAAAACTTTTTTTGAATTCAAGTCTACTCCAACCCAATTCATACACTTCTCTACCTAATCACGAGAATATCAACAAGAACTGGTTCCACGGTTTTtgttatatcaatttaatataaaactcatatttaaaatttaatttaaattattttttaaaattaattagcaTTTAATCTAATTTCTtaactaagtatttaaaattaTACAATTATTAAAACAATTGAAATCTATATCTCTAAGGTCCAAATCACCTTCCTTCTATTCAGCGCGGACGTATACATATGCtcatttctctctttcttttttcttttacattttataaaaaaGGTTAAAGTTAAGTTTTGACCCTTCCAACTTTTAACATATTATATTTTCCTCATTGTACTTTtgtacttttataatattattatttaaatagtttatatctttaattttttaattaatatataatttaaatattccaaaaattttagagactttccatttccttttaattttgtgtTGCTTTTTTTGAACAATAGTCAAATTTCAGTTTTGGcatttaaattgtattaaaacttgagatttaatctatatactttttaacttttttttacttaatttagtcTATCtactattataataattaacattgttaactatttcaattaaaacGCTTACAccaatttttcttaagaacaatcTTACAAtaggaaaaaatatattttatcatgatgattttgaatgagcaATAAATATTTTCAACAATAGTTTTATTATTACATAACTATTAAGTGAATAtttgtctttaattttaaaatatcacgctaatatatttaatagaaataacaactagacctaaaatttttattttttaaaagaagagGACTATATTCTTAAAAGTAAAGGCGAGGAActatagggactaaaataaaagcttcttttatacaaaatttaaataattcataaaTCTGAATTAGAAAATAATACATACATTAGTAGCTTTgagtgaataaaaaatattttttgatataattagaaaatactttatatttattttacgatgataaaaaattattttttttcgaattttttaatGACTTTTGGAGATTTATTGTTTCCTGTTCAAACCTTGGTAATAATTAACTAAAATGAATCGTAAGTCATTATTGTTTCAACCTTAGTAATAATGAGctaaaatgaatttgaatataTATCACATTGATTTCAAGCGCACACGCATAAGGGGCGGGTGCGATGTGGGTTCTCCTGCATTTGCACTTTGACACTGTGGACCATACCCACCTTCCTCGtctacacttttttttctttttttttttatgggGTGAAATTTCC
It includes:
- the LOC107941716 gene encoding uncharacterized protein isoform X2 is translated as MSFLAGRLAGKEGAFFFQESKQAVNRLVEKTPKNLSSNPPSLEQQTQADVLPEVLKHSLPSKIFRQPSDASSLSRSSKWALHTHPTNASSSSPDALNPLRAYVSLPQVTFGPKRWELPTSEHSTMASTANELRKDKYTPLNPEKLKAAAEGLKRIGMAFIVATTMVFGGAALMFGIAASKLELHSSDDVRTKRKDLVQPKFDMIREQLVPLRTWAENTSKKWHLEREEAIKDNPIIKELSKTLGAKTNN
- the LOC107941716 gene encoding uncharacterized protein isoform X1, encoding MSFLAGRLAGKEGAFFFQESKQAVNRLVEKTPKNLSSNPPSLEQQTQADVLPEVLKHSLPSKIFRQPSDASSLSRSSKWALHTHPTNASSSSPDALNPLRAYVSLPQVTFGPKRWELPTSEHSTMASTANELRKDKYTPLNPEKLKAAAEGLKRIGMAFIVATTMVFGGAALMFGIAASKLELHSQSDDVRTKRKDLVQPKFDMIREQLVPLRTWAENTSKKWHLEREEAIKDNPIIKELSKTLGAKTNN